CCGTCGCGCCGTTCCGCGTGGCCATAGTCGTTGCCGAACTCGGGGGCGCTGACGTCGTAGCCGAACTCGTAGCGGGgctgtgagggggagggagggaatgggaggaggagggagaaacagagagtgggaagagaaagagaaagagagagagagaaaattaaaaaaaaacaataataaacaagacAGCAGCTTCAAATATCACATGAGTAGGAAAtaaaatattatcaaaaataCTTAGTGAACGTGAGAGGAACTCACAATGGTGGCCTGAGGATCAATCAGCTGAGGGAATCCCACAGAAAGGGCCACCAGCACCGCCAAGGACGCCGTTAGGAGCAGGATCTGGAATCGAGCATTTGgcaatttttaaaaagtaaactgataaatgtataagcataaaaaaataaggcatagaaatatgtaaatgacTATATCAGTGAATGAAAAGATAAGCCAAGAAATAAAAGGctatgaataagaaaatgaatttaTACGGAAAATGAGTTGTGAATAGCCTTAAatccatgaataaaaaaaattgaaaaaggtaGACGCAATTCATTTGCTCTTCACTTTCACTAAAGCGATTTTAGAAAAATCATATTCG
The sequence above is drawn from the Penaeus chinensis breed Huanghai No. 1 chromosome 33, ASM1920278v2, whole genome shotgun sequence genome and encodes:
- the LOC125043313 gene encoding pro-resilin-like; its protein translation is MAANKILLLTASLAVLVALSVGFPQLIDPQATIPRYEFGYDVSAPEFGNDYGHAERRDGPSTSGQYRVLLPDGRVQIVSYTVNGDSGYVAQVSYQ